The following coding sequences are from one Epinephelus moara isolate mb chromosome 7, YSFRI_EMoa_1.0, whole genome shotgun sequence window:
- the ybey gene encoding endoribonuclease YbeY — MGVVLRNLQKVVPLRRARLRKDVDTLRHILGIHKFDLGIVCVDNHRIQQINHTYRKKNVPTDVLSFPFYEDLRPGKLPCPLHRDELNLGDIFLGVEFVMQQCREESLDLHATLTVVTAHGICHLLGYRHETEEEWTEMLQRESYILSEYNRLTGRHLEPLMKRCSQDR; from the exons ATGGGAGTAGTACTGCGGAATCTCCAAAAGGTGGTGCCTCTTCGCCGCGCCAGGCTGCGCAAGGATGTTGACACACTGAGGCACATACTGGGCATCCATAAATTTGACTTGGGCATCGTTTGCGTGGATAACCACAGGATCCAGCAAATTAATCACACGtacagaaagaaaaatgtgcCCACGGACGTCCTGTCATTTCCATTCTACGAG GATCTGAGACCTGGTAAGCTGCCTTGCCCCCTTCATAGGGATGAGCTGAACCTTGGGGACATTTTCTTGGGGGTTGAGTTTGTGATGCAGCAGTGCAGGGAGGAATCCCTAGATCTACATGCAACCCTCACT GTCGTCACTGCACATGGAATCTGTCACCTATTGGGCTACAGACATGAGACAGAAGAAGAATGGACAGAG atgctgcagagagagagctACATCCTGAGTGAGTACAACAGACTCACGGGAAGACATCTGGAGCCACTGATGAAGAGATGCAGTCAGGATAGGTGA